From the genome of Desulforegula conservatrix Mb1Pa:
ACTGTTTGATTAATCACCTTTAGGTGATCCCCATTTTTTACCGCTTTGAGCGGTTCAGAATCCCATGCCACCGGCTTTGCCGGTGGTCGGTGACTATTGCTTGTATATACAAATATAATACCTGGGCTGAAAAATCAATTGAAGATTTTGGTCAGGTTTTCGGCCATGTTTTTGATATAAAATGTTTTGATACTACGCTATCCATTTTCATCTTTTCCAGAGTCACGCAATATTATATAAGCATATGTTCTGTAAATCATAGTGTTTACCGGACGATTGGCAAGATCATAAGTGCATTGTCTTTAAGGAGCGTAAATGAAGAAGGTTATTGTAATACTGTCAGCCATGATTCTTTTTTCAGGATGTGCAGCCACCCAGGTTGCCTTGTCAAAAAAGGATCTGAAGGTTGAAAACAGAATGTCTGCAACAATTTTCCTCGATGTTGATAATATGGCTGAAAAGAGTATTTATCTGGATATCAGAAACACGTCGGCAAAGGATATTGATATAACTCCGTTTGTTCTCAGCAATCTTGAAGGCAAAGGTTACAAGATCACCAAGGACGCAAAATCAGCTTTTTATCTTATGCAGGCTAATATTCTCTTCGTCGGGCAGGCTGATCAGACAGCCCTTGAGCAGTCTGTTACGGCAGGTTTTGGAGGGGCCCTGGCTGGCGCAGCTGTTGGTGCGGCCGCATCAGGTGCAAGTAACAGCAGTATACTTACTGGGGCGGCAGTTGGCGGACTTATAGGCGGAGCGGCTGAAATGCTTTCTGGTTCATTCGTAAAGGATGTTACTTATTCAATAATTACAGACATTCAGATATCAGAAAAAACAAAGGAAAAGGTGGAGCAGGATAGTCAGGCTGAGCTTGAAACCGGAGCCGAATCAAGCACAACCCAGACAAGCGAGACAACTGTCAATAGGAAGAAATACCAGTCAAGGCTGGCTACCACTGCAAATCAGGTGAATCTTACTTTCGAGGAAGCCCAGCCCATGATTGAAGAAGGGCTCATAAGAGCGATTTCTGGGTTATTCTGATTATCTGTCGTATG
Proteins encoded in this window:
- a CDS encoding complement resistance protein TraT; translation: MKKVIVILSAMILFSGCAATQVALSKKDLKVENRMSATIFLDVDNMAEKSIYLDIRNTSAKDIDITPFVLSNLEGKGYKITKDAKSAFYLMQANILFVGQADQTALEQSVTAGFGGALAGAAVGAAASGASNSSILTGAAVGGLIGGAAEMLSGSFVKDVTYSIITDIQISEKTKEKVEQDSQAELETGAESSTTQTSETTVNRKKYQSRLATTANQVNLTFEEAQPMIEEGLIRAISGLF